A DNA window from Zonotrichia leucophrys gambelii isolate GWCS_2022_RI chromosome 15, RI_Zleu_2.0, whole genome shotgun sequence contains the following coding sequences:
- the LOC135454824 gene encoding derlin-2-like isoform X1: MAYQGFAQEYLGMPAVTRAYTTACVLTTAAVQLEFITPFQLYFNPDLIFRKFQIWRLITNFLFFGPLGFSFFFNMIFLYRYCRMLEEGSFRGRTADFVFMFLFGGFLMTLFGLFASLFFLGQAFTIMLVYVWSRRNPYIRMNFFGLLNFQAPFLPWVLMGFSLLLGNSIIIDLLGIAVGHIYYFLEDVFPNQPGGKKLLLTPSFLKMVFDTPEEDPNYNPLPEDRPEHLPRDQDQHEQQHPQ, translated from the exons ATGGCGTACCAGGGCTTCGCGCAGGAGTACCTGGGCATGCCGGCCGTGACCCGCGCCTACACCACCGCCTGCGTGCTCACCACCGCCGCCGTG cagctggagtTCATCACCCCCTTCCAGCTGTATTTCAACCCCGACCTCATCTTCAGGAAGTTCCAG atatgGAGGCTGATCACCAACTTCCTCTTTTTTGGGCCCCTGGgattcagtttctttttcaaCATGATATTTCT GTACAGGTACTGCCGCATGCTGGAAGAAGGCTCCTTCCGAGGAAGGACGGCTGACTTTGTCTTCATGTTCCTCTTTGGAGGGTTTCTCATGACA CTGTTTGGACTCTTTGCCAGCCTGTTTTTCCTGGGCCAGGCTTTCACCATCATGCTGGTGTATGTGTGGAGCCGCAGGAACCCCTACATCCGCATGAACTTCTTTGGGCTTCTCAACTTCCAAGCCCCCTTCCTGCCCTGGGTCCTGATGGGGttctctctgctcctgggcaACTCCATCATCATTGATCTGCTGG GCATTGCAGTGGGTCATATCTATTATTTCTTGGAAGATGTTTTCCCCAatcagcctggaggaaagaaGCTGCTGTTAACCCCGAGCTTTCT GAAGATGGTTTTTGACACACCTGAAGAGGATCCCAATTACAACCCTCTCCCTGAGGACCGCCCAGAACACCTGCCCAGAGACCAGGACCAGCACgagcagcagcatccacagTAG
- the LOC135454824 gene encoding derlin-2-like isoform X2: MAYQGFAQEYLGMPAVTRAYTTACVLTTAAVLEFITPFQLYFNPDLIFRKFQIWRLITNFLFFGPLGFSFFFNMIFLYRYCRMLEEGSFRGRTADFVFMFLFGGFLMTLFGLFASLFFLGQAFTIMLVYVWSRRNPYIRMNFFGLLNFQAPFLPWVLMGFSLLLGNSIIIDLLGIAVGHIYYFLEDVFPNQPGGKKLLLTPSFLKMVFDTPEEDPNYNPLPEDRPEHLPRDQDQHEQQHPQ; encoded by the exons ATGGCGTACCAGGGCTTCGCGCAGGAGTACCTGGGCATGCCGGCCGTGACCCGCGCCTACACCACCGCCTGCGTGCTCACCACCGCCGCCGTG ctggagtTCATCACCCCCTTCCAGCTGTATTTCAACCCCGACCTCATCTTCAGGAAGTTCCAG atatgGAGGCTGATCACCAACTTCCTCTTTTTTGGGCCCCTGGgattcagtttctttttcaaCATGATATTTCT GTACAGGTACTGCCGCATGCTGGAAGAAGGCTCCTTCCGAGGAAGGACGGCTGACTTTGTCTTCATGTTCCTCTTTGGAGGGTTTCTCATGACA CTGTTTGGACTCTTTGCCAGCCTGTTTTTCCTGGGCCAGGCTTTCACCATCATGCTGGTGTATGTGTGGAGCCGCAGGAACCCCTACATCCGCATGAACTTCTTTGGGCTTCTCAACTTCCAAGCCCCCTTCCTGCCCTGGGTCCTGATGGGGttctctctgctcctgggcaACTCCATCATCATTGATCTGCTGG GCATTGCAGTGGGTCATATCTATTATTTCTTGGAAGATGTTTTCCCCAatcagcctggaggaaagaaGCTGCTGTTAACCCCGAGCTTTCT GAAGATGGTTTTTGACACACCTGAAGAGGATCCCAATTACAACCCTCTCCCTGAGGACCGCCCAGAACACCTGCCCAGAGACCAGGACCAGCACgagcagcagcatccacagTAG